In one Pseudoclavibacter sp. Marseille-Q3772 genomic region, the following are encoded:
- a CDS encoding septum formation family protein, which produces MESARIKRSTAVLAALAAAGLLLSGCAGDNSRTEDDKQDRRQSEPKAPTEETPDTPDNPGLTGDPGMTEDPFQEPEDQDVFDIKLGDCITDTQDEGEVQSLPTVACSQPHTYEVFNEFDLEGSGSFPGEKGMEKDIVDQCYGKPFEEFVGRPYDSSALDVLYLHPTELSWKQGDRTVSCLVFEGDGTGNKTTGSLKGSNL; this is translated from the coding sequence ATGGAATCCGCACGTATCAAACGAAGCACCGCGGTACTGGCTGCGCTCGCAGCCGCTGGACTGCTGTTGTCGGGTTGCGCCGGTGACAACTCACGCACCGAGGACGACAAGCAGGATCGCCGGCAGAGCGAGCCGAAGGCGCCGACTGAGGAGACTCCAGACACCCCTGACAACCCTGGGCTGACCGGAGATCCCGGAATGACCGAAGACCCGTTCCAGGAGCCCGAAGACCAGGACGTCTTCGACATCAAGCTCGGTGATTGCATTACCGACACCCAGGATGAGGGTGAGGTCCAGAGCCTGCCGACAGTTGCCTGCTCGCAGCCGCACACGTACGAGGTCTTTAACGAGTTCGATCTCGAGGGTAGCGGCTCGTTCCCCGGCGAAAAGGGCATGGAGAAGGACATCGTAGACCAGTGCTACGGCAAGCCGTTCGAAGAGTTCGTTGGCCGCCCGTATGACAGCAGCGCGCTCGATGTGCTCTACCTCCACCCCACCGAGCTCTCCTGGAAGCAGGGCGACCGTACCGTCAGCTGCCTGGTCTTTGAGGGCGACGGCACCGGCAACAAGACCACCGGTTCGCTGAAAGGCTCGAACCTCTAA